A section of the Solitalea canadensis DSM 3403 genome encodes:
- a CDS encoding DUF4294 domain-containing protein encodes MKLLKPLVLILLFFAVKTANAQQQWVKSKNDTIVMQAYIMNGDTIPHMWLKEVLVSDLRIWKNDRQREKYNKLKRDVLKVLPYAKYAGYRYKQLELQLKSAKNDAERKVLVKQCEDEIKRNFERDIRNMTIKQGAILIKLIDRETGRTSYVLLKDLKNGLTAFFWQSIASVFGNSLKENYDPKEDWEIENIIQSVGDPDYMQAYNEYYKYLSSQGLKY; translated from the coding sequence ATGAAATTGTTAAAACCACTGGTATTGATCTTGTTATTCTTCGCTGTGAAAACAGCGAATGCGCAACAGCAGTGGGTAAAAAGTAAGAATGATACCATTGTAATGCAGGCCTATATCATGAATGGTGATACTATTCCGCATATGTGGTTGAAAGAAGTACTGGTTTCAGACTTGCGTATTTGGAAAAATGACCGTCAGCGAGAGAAATATAACAAGCTTAAACGTGACGTGCTGAAAGTGTTGCCTTATGCAAAATATGCTGGGTACCGTTATAAGCAACTTGAATTGCAGTTAAAGTCGGCAAAGAATGATGCTGAAAGAAAGGTGTTGGTGAAGCAGTGTGAAGATGAAATTAAGCGAAATTTTGAGCGTGATATTCGCAATATGACCATAAAACAAGGTGCTATTTTAATAAAATTGATTGACCGTGAAACAGGACGCACCAGTTATGTGTTATTGAAAGACTTAAAAAATGGGTTAACCGCTTTCTTCTGGCAATCGATAGCAAGCGTGTTTGGCAATAGTTTGAAAGAAAACTATGATCCGAAGGAGGATTGGGAAATAGAAAATATTATTCAATCTGTCGGTGATCCCGATTATATGCAGGCTTATAATGAGTATTACAAATATCTATCATCACAAGGTCTCAAATATTAA